One window from the genome of Candidatus Binataceae bacterium encodes:
- the ctaD gene encoding cytochrome c oxidase subunit I: MAAQPKELALEHANYLTSERGIYSWLTTVDHKRVAVLYGIASLFFMLIGGIEAMLIRTQLAVPDNTVLSAQVYNQMFTMHGTTMIFMVVMPLEMGFFANFLIPLQVGARDVAFPRINALSFWVFLFGALFMNVGWFTLSLPDAGWFGYANLTERYYTPGINIDLWNIGLLILGVSTLLSGLNFFVTIVNMRARGMTFMRMPMFMWAMLVTTILILLAFPCLTVGLIFLFLDRFVGTHFYRVAIGATPILWQHLFWLFGHPEVYIMALPAFGMMSEIIPVFARKPLFGYAGMAYSIVLIGFLSYGVWGHHMFATGMGPVADSTFAITTMLIALPTGVKIFSWIATIWGGSLRMKTAFLFAVGAVLEFTIGGLSGVMHATVPVDLQQTDTYIVVAHFHYVLFGGMMFAILGSFFYWWPKITGRMMSETMGKWQFWLTIIAFNGTFFPMHFLGVWGMPRRIYTYAPGMGWSFWNMFETLSAYLLFLTFVLFGINLIWSLFYGEKAEADPWDGRTLEWAIPSPPPPYNFETLPLVRGRDAFWVDKYGVMVEEGHGHGSAPAYGETSGAAPAAEHAPSEHGPIHMPAPSLYPLLFGLSLTLGGIGALMDWYRIDILAALFLFLSIIGMAFEYADHGEEHVHADPPTYRGIDHRKAGMWAFLGSECVFFACLISTYLVYKPRNVGVGAEVLNIPLTSFSTFILLMSSFLMVLALAATQRGDRKWSTIWLFGTAFFGLIFLGGQVYEFSTLFLDEHLSMQGSLFGQTFYTLVGTHGCHVAIGVIWLFVMAVASLGGRVGKSRALSVEIAGLYWHFVDVVWILIFTLIYLMRTVKGA, encoded by the coding sequence ATGGCTGCGCAACCAAAAGAGCTGGCGCTGGAACACGCGAACTATCTGACGAGCGAGCGCGGGATCTACAGTTGGTTGACCACTGTCGATCACAAGCGGGTGGCCGTGCTCTACGGCATCGCCTCGCTGTTCTTCATGCTGATCGGCGGCATCGAGGCGATGCTGATCCGGACCCAGCTGGCAGTGCCCGACAACACCGTGCTCTCGGCGCAGGTCTATAACCAGATGTTCACGATGCACGGCACGACCATGATCTTCATGGTCGTGATGCCGTTAGAGATGGGGTTCTTCGCCAACTTCCTTATCCCGCTCCAGGTCGGCGCCCGCGACGTCGCCTTCCCACGCATCAACGCGCTGAGCTTTTGGGTCTTCCTGTTCGGCGCGCTGTTCATGAACGTCGGCTGGTTTACCCTCTCGCTGCCTGACGCCGGATGGTTCGGCTACGCCAACCTGACCGAGCGCTACTACACCCCCGGGATCAACATCGACCTCTGGAACATCGGCCTGCTCATCCTGGGCGTTTCGACGCTGCTGAGCGGCCTCAACTTCTTCGTCACCATCGTCAACATGCGCGCCCGCGGCATGACGTTTATGCGGATGCCGATGTTCATGTGGGCGATGCTGGTAACGACAATCCTGATCCTGCTCGCCTTTCCCTGCCTGACTGTGGGGCTGATCTTCCTCTTCCTCGACCGTTTCGTCGGCACCCATTTCTACCGGGTCGCGATCGGCGCCACGCCGATTCTGTGGCAGCACCTGTTCTGGCTGTTCGGCCATCCCGAGGTTTACATCATGGCGCTGCCGGCTTTCGGGATGATGTCGGAAATCATTCCGGTGTTCGCCCGCAAGCCGTTGTTCGGGTACGCCGGCATGGCCTATTCGATCGTGCTGATCGGCTTCCTGTCCTACGGCGTGTGGGGCCACCACATGTTCGCGACCGGGATGGGGCCGGTGGCCGACTCGACGTTCGCCATCACCACCATGCTGATCGCGCTGCCGACCGGGGTCAAAATCTTCAGCTGGATTGCGACCATCTGGGGCGGCTCGCTGCGGATGAAGACCGCCTTCCTCTTCGCCGTCGGCGCGGTGCTCGAGTTTACGATCGGCGGGCTGAGCGGGGTGATGCACGCCACGGTGCCGGTCGATCTCCAGCAGACCGATACTTACATCGTGGTCGCCCATTTCCACTACGTGCTGTTCGGCGGGATGATGTTCGCGATCCTGGGCTCGTTCTTCTACTGGTGGCCCAAGATCACCGGCCGGATGATGAGCGAGACGATGGGCAAATGGCAGTTCTGGCTAACCATCATCGCCTTCAACGGCACATTTTTCCCGATGCATTTCCTCGGCGTGTGGGGGATGCCGCGGCGCATCTACACCTACGCGCCCGGGATGGGCTGGTCGTTCTGGAACATGTTCGAAACCCTTTCCGCCTACCTGCTTTTCCTGACCTTCGTCCTGTTCGGAATAAACCTTATCTGGAGCCTGTTTTACGGCGAAAAGGCGGAGGCCGACCCTTGGGACGGGCGCACTCTGGAGTGGGCGATTCCCTCGCCGCCCCCGCCGTACAACTTCGAAACCCTGCCGCTGGTTCGCGGCCGCGACGCGTTTTGGGTTGACAAGTACGGGGTGATGGTCGAGGAGGGGCACGGCCACGGTAGTGCGCCCGCCTATGGCGAGACCTCCGGCGCGGCGCCGGCGGCGGAGCATGCGCCGAGCGAACACGGGCCGATTCATATGCCGGCGCCCTCGCTCTATCCGCTGCTCTTCGGGCTCAGCCTGACGCTGGGCGGGATCGGTGCGCTGATGGACTGGTACCGCATCGACATCCTTGCCGCGCTGTTCCTGTTCCTGTCGATCATCGGTATGGCTTTCGAGTACGCCGACCACGGCGAGGAGCACGTCCACGCCGATCCGCCGACCTACCGCGGCATCGACCACCGCAAAGCCGGGATGTGGGCGTTCCTCGGCTCCGAGTGCGTGTTCTTCGCCTGCTTGATCTCGACCTACCTGGTTTACAAGCCGCGCAACGTTGGCGTGGGCGCCGAGGTGCTCAACATCCCGCTGACCTCCTTCAGCACCTTCATCCTGCTGATGTCGAGTTTCCTGATGGTGCTGGCGTTGGCGGCCACCCAGCGCGGCGACCGCAAGTGGTCAACCATCTGGCTGTTCGGCACCGCCTTCTTCGGTCTGATCTTCCTCGGCGGCCAGGTTTACGAGTTCAGCACCCTCTTCCTGGACGAACACCTCTCGATGCAGGGCAGCCTGTTCGGCCAAACCTTTTACACCCTGGTCGGCACGCACGGATGCCACGTCGCGATCGGCGTAATCTGGCTGTTCGTGATGGCGGTCGCGTCGCTGGGCGGCAGAGTTGGCAAGTCGCGCGCGCTGTCGGTCGAGATCGCCGGCCTGTACTGGCACTTCGTTGACGTGGTGTGGATCCTGATCTTCACCTTGATCTACCTGATGAGGACGGTGAAGGGCGCATGA
- a CDS encoding cytochrome C oxidase subunit IV family protein, with amino-acid sequence MSENVAVAGHAPGAMEHGGHPGPGVYAIIAVILVILTLMELTVYYVPALQPVLVPILILLAIAKFILVAGFYMHLHYDQKIFSIFFVFPLVLACFIGAALMMIFSALGTHLAL; translated from the coding sequence ATGAGCGAGAACGTGGCAGTCGCTGGGCACGCTCCCGGCGCGATGGAACATGGCGGACATCCCGGACCTGGGGTGTATGCGATCATCGCGGTCATCCTGGTCATCCTGACCCTGATGGAGCTGACCGTCTATTACGTGCCGGCATTGCAGCCGGTGCTGGTGCCGATTCTGATCCTGCTGGCGATCGCCAAGTTCATCCTGGTCGCCGGCTTCTACATGCATCTGCACTACGACCAGAAAATCTTCAGCATCTTCTTCGTCTTCCCGTTGGTCCTGGCCTGCTTCATCGGCGCGGCCCTGATGATGATCTTTTCGGCGCTGGGGACGCATCTGGCGCTCTGA
- a CDS encoding cytochrome c oxidase assembly protein, with amino-acid sequence MFEIDPSSAVGIAFLALLYVALAWRLGRRPTQRQIFFFGLFIFSMLLTFGPLDELSDDRSFWAHMLEHSLQSWVIPPLLLLSVPDWMLRPFLTSKPVAPLARWFSNPLVAFVTFTFVYVFAHDPPIFDLMTANENFHIAVHVAFMVAGTILWWPLLSPMPEFPRLSYPMQILYIFLLMVPMTAVAAPLTLSESVTYPWYLGGPHPFGLTPHQDQVIGGILMWVADSFYLILVTTLIFFRWARSDEIEEPPVNFRRPPELRVLRPHHRARV; translated from the coding sequence ATGTTCGAAATCGATCCCTCCTCGGCGGTTGGCATTGCTTTTCTCGCGCTCCTGTACGTCGCGCTCGCGTGGCGGCTGGGGCGCCGGCCGACCCAGCGTCAGATCTTTTTCTTTGGCCTGTTCATCTTTTCGATGCTGCTTACGTTCGGGCCGCTCGACGAGCTTTCGGACGACCGCTCGTTCTGGGCCCACATGCTCGAGCACTCGCTTCAGAGCTGGGTGATCCCGCCGCTGCTGTTGCTTTCGGTGCCGGATTGGATGCTGCGGCCGTTCCTGACGAGCAAGCCGGTCGCGCCGCTGGCGCGCTGGTTTTCCAATCCGCTGGTCGCCTTCGTCACCTTCACCTTCGTTTACGTCTTCGCGCACGACCCGCCGATCTTCGACCTGATGACGGCCAACGAGAATTTCCACATCGCGGTCCACGTCGCTTTCATGGTCGCCGGCACGATCCTGTGGTGGCCGCTGCTTAGCCCGATGCCGGAGTTTCCGCGCCTGAGCTACCCGATGCAGATCCTGTACATCTTCCTGCTGATGGTGCCGATGACGGCGGTGGCGGCGCCGCTCACGCTGTCGGAGAGCGTCACCTATCCGTGGTACCTCGGTGGGCCCCATCCGTTCGGACTGACCCCGCATCAGGACCAGGTGATAGGCGGAATCCTGATGTGGGTCGCCGACAGCTTCTACCTGATTCTGGTTACGACGCTGATCTTCTTCCGATGGGCGCGCAGCGACGAGATCGAGGAGCCGCCCGTCAACTTCCGCCGCCCGCCCGAGCTGCGCGTCCTGCGCCCGCATCATCGCGCTCGCGTCTGA
- the dapB gene encoding 4-hydroxy-tetrahydrodipicolinate reductase — translation MANLIVAGAAGRMGRLLVSLVAADKTHHLAGALEAPGVAALGRDAGEVAGAGRLGVAITTDYAALARPDTVTLDFTNAGAALEHLEIAANNGAAIVVGSTGFTPEMEARARVIAPRTRTVIAPNMSVGVNVLMKIVAEVAAILPDFDAEVMEIHHRTKIDAPSGTAVALGRLIAQARGQDFAAAAIYGREGITGVRPAEKIAVMALRAGDAVGDHTVIFGGQGERLELVHRAQSRESLARGALRAAAWLEKRPPGLYSMRDVLGL, via the coding sequence ATGGCTAACCTTATCGTGGCTGGAGCGGCTGGCCGGATGGGCCGGCTGCTGGTCTCGTTGGTCGCCGCCGACAAGACCCATCACCTCGCCGGCGCGCTGGAGGCGCCGGGCGTCGCCGCGCTCGGCCGTGACGCGGGCGAAGTCGCAGGCGCAGGTAGGTTAGGCGTCGCGATCACCACCGACTACGCCGCGCTCGCCCGTCCTGACACCGTCACGCTGGATTTCACCAACGCCGGCGCCGCGCTCGAACATCTGGAAATCGCGGCCAACAACGGCGCCGCGATCGTCGTCGGGTCCACCGGTTTCACACCTGAGATGGAGGCGCGCGCGCGCGTGATCGCCCCGCGCACGCGTACCGTGATCGCGCCCAACATGAGCGTGGGCGTCAACGTGCTGATGAAGATCGTCGCCGAAGTCGCCGCGATCCTGCCCGACTTCGACGCCGAGGTGATGGAGATCCACCATCGCACGAAGATCGATGCGCCCAGCGGCACTGCGGTCGCGCTGGGAAGGTTGATCGCGCAGGCGCGCGGGCAGGACTTCGCCGCCGCCGCGATCTACGGGCGTGAAGGGATAACCGGCGTGCGGCCGGCAGAGAAGATCGCGGTGATGGCATTGCGGGCGGGCGACGCCGTCGGCGACCATACGGTGATCTTCGGCGGCCAGGGCGAACGCCTGGAACTGGTGCATCGCGCACAGAGCCGCGAGTCCCTCGCGCGCGGCGCGTTGCGTGCGGCGGCATGGCTGGAAAAGCGTCCGCCCGGGTTGTACTCGATGCGTGACGTGCTCGGGCTGTAG
- a CDS encoding NAD(P)H-dependent glycerol-3-phosphate dehydrogenase — translation MSAIAVLGAGAWGTAIAVGLARAGHRVTLCARRAEHAAAMRARRENEAYLPGVPLPAALALSDRWVEAAGTAEVVVMAVPSGFARTAMTPVGAALGAHTTLVSVAKGIEDGSLKTMSAMLAEAAPAVSRVAVLSGPSFAAEVARSKPAAVVAAARDDAVARDVQELFASRSLRVYRSTDVVGVELAGAAKNVIAIAAGICDGLELGASARAALITRGLAEVGRLATSAGGRAETMAGLAGLGDLVLTCTGELSRNRALGLRIGRGEPAGASTESEHGAAGGRPVAEGMSNARAIRRLAQRMGVEMPIVAAVCRVLYEGAAANAMVEELLSRELKAEF, via the coding sequence ATGAGCGCAATAGCGGTCCTCGGCGCCGGTGCATGGGGTACCGCGATCGCCGTCGGCCTGGCCCGCGCAGGCCATCGCGTGACGCTGTGCGCGCGCCGCGCGGAGCATGCGGCCGCGATGCGCGCGCGGCGCGAGAACGAGGCCTACCTACCGGGCGTGCCGCTGCCCGCGGCGCTCGCCCTGAGCGACCGATGGGTGGAAGCGGCGGGCACGGCCGAGGTCGTCGTGATGGCGGTGCCGTCGGGTTTCGCGCGGACCGCGATGACGCCGGTCGGCGCCGCCCTCGGCGCGCATACCACGCTGGTCAGCGTCGCCAAGGGGATCGAAGACGGCTCGCTCAAAACGATGAGCGCGATGCTGGCCGAGGCGGCGCCCGCTGTCAGCCGCGTCGCGGTGCTCTCCGGCCCCTCGTTCGCGGCCGAGGTGGCGCGCAGCAAACCGGCCGCGGTGGTGGCCGCCGCCCGCGACGATGCGGTCGCGCGCGACGTGCAGGAGCTGTTCGCCTCGCGCTCGCTGCGGGTCTATCGCAGCACCGACGTCGTCGGTGTCGAGCTGGCGGGCGCGGCCAAGAACGTGATCGCGATCGCCGCTGGCATCTGCGACGGGCTCGAGCTCGGGGCCAGCGCGCGTGCCGCGCTGATAACCCGCGGCCTGGCCGAGGTCGGGCGGCTTGCGACGAGCGCGGGCGGACGTGCGGAAACGATGGCGGGGCTGGCGGGATTGGGCGATCTCGTCCTGACCTGTACCGGCGAACTCTCGCGCAACCGTGCGCTGGGGCTCAGGATCGGACGTGGCGAGCCCGCCGGCGCAAGCACGGAGTCGGAACACGGCGCAGCGGGCGGGCGCCCGGTGGCGGAAGGGATGTCCAACGCGCGCGCGATCCGCCGCCTCGCCCAGCGCATGGGCGTCGAGATGCCGATCGTCGCCGCGGTCTGCCGGGTCCTCTATGAAGGCGCGGCGGCAAACGCTATGGTCGAGGAACTGCTGAGCCGCGAGCTGAAAGCCGAATTTTAG
- a CDS encoding DUF1054 family protein — MAGLGFTPTDFAVFKVEGFNERMQQIYAHVRPKLLRLGEELAPELARKLHLEFFPHVAKHARRTVNPPPETWAAFGPSPKGYKRYGYLALCVSGAGLHARVVVKSEADRRPQMARAIRSRAGELARALRGTAIARYDKWDFSTLPSSATAGQELFDELAQALSKKTGGIDLGFGWNVREALRLDRAELLDAYRELEPLYRAVRSVA; from the coding sequence ATGGCAGGCCTGGGGTTCACTCCGACCGACTTCGCGGTCTTCAAGGTCGAGGGCTTCAACGAGCGGATGCAGCAGATTTATGCGCATGTGCGGCCCAAGCTGCTGCGACTGGGCGAGGAACTGGCGCCCGAGCTGGCGCGCAAGCTCCATCTCGAATTTTTCCCGCATGTCGCCAAGCACGCGCGCCGCACCGTGAATCCGCCGCCCGAGACGTGGGCCGCCTTCGGTCCCTCGCCCAAGGGCTACAAGCGCTACGGCTATCTTGCGCTGTGCGTGTCGGGCGCCGGACTCCATGCGCGCGTGGTGGTCAAGTCGGAGGCCGACCGGCGGCCGCAGATGGCGCGCGCGATCAGAAGCCGCGCCGGCGAACTTGCGCGTGCGCTGCGTGGCACTGCGATCGCACGCTATGACAAGTGGGACTTCAGCACCCTACCCTCCTCCGCGACCGCCGGCCAGGAGCTTTTCGATGAGCTTGCGCAGGCGCTGAGCAAGAAAACCGGCGGGATCGACCTCGGCTTCGGCTGGAACGTGCGCGAGGCGTTGCGCCTGGATCGCGCCGAGCTGCTCGACGCCTACCGCGAGCTGGAGCCGCTGTACCGCGCTGTCCGCTCGGTCGCGTAG
- a CDS encoding GFA family protein — translation MSAEVSRGGCHCGRIAFEVEGRPERVSECNCSICAKKGYLHWIVPRERFRLRTPESHLATYTFNTGVARHHFCPTCGCAPFYIPRSDPDKIDVNARCLEGLDLTGLARDHFDGRNWEAAIVGYRAARG, via the coding sequence ATGAGCGCGGAGGTCTCGCGCGGCGGATGTCATTGCGGACGTATCGCGTTCGAGGTCGAGGGGCGTCCCGAGCGGGTGAGCGAGTGCAACTGCTCGATCTGTGCGAAGAAAGGCTATCTGCACTGGATTGTCCCGCGCGAGCGCTTCCGCCTGCGGACGCCGGAGTCCCACCTCGCCACCTACACCTTCAACACCGGCGTCGCCCGCCACCACTTCTGCCCGACGTGCGGATGCGCACCGTTCTACATCCCGCGCTCCGACCCCGACAAGATTGACGTCAACGCGCGCTGCCTGGAGGGCCTCGACCTGACCGGCCTCGCGCGCGATCATTTCGACGGCCGCAACTGGGAGGCCGCGATCGTGGGCTACCGCGCGGCGCGCGGCTAA
- a CDS encoding CDP-alcohol phosphatidyltransferase family protein, with translation MTTTPSPRPEQAPPTFARVRLGQLLKAPNIITLCRLGLVPVFLVLMSKERDRGALYVFGIAALTDALDGTVARYLDIRTELGAILDPFADKMLLLSGLVMLTINHRLPPWLLIVAGMRDVVLLLGYLMISFTSSERFPVRPSIFGKLTTVLQIACVIGALTGNFGLGVTSWYALLYLTAGVTAIAGVHYSYQGLVFLSQHVPELFS, from the coding sequence ATGACTACTACGCCCTCGCCAAGGCCGGAGCAGGCGCCGCCCACGTTCGCCCGTGTGCGCCTGGGGCAGCTGCTCAAGGCCCCCAACATCATCACCCTGTGCCGCCTGGGCCTGGTGCCGGTGTTCCTTGTACTGATGAGCAAGGAGCGCGACCGAGGGGCGCTGTACGTTTTCGGCATCGCCGCGCTGACCGACGCGCTCGACGGCACGGTGGCGCGCTACCTCGACATCCGCACCGAGCTGGGCGCGATCCTCGACCCCTTCGCGGACAAGATGCTGCTGCTGAGTGGACTGGTGATGCTGACGATCAATCATCGCCTGCCGCCGTGGCTGCTGATCGTGGCCGGGATGCGCGACGTGGTCCTGCTGCTCGGCTACCTGATGATCTCGTTCACCTCAAGCGAGCGCTTCCCGGTGCGCCCCAGCATCTTCGGCAAGCTGACTACTGTGCTCCAGATCGCATGCGTGATCGGCGCGCTCACCGGGAACTTCGGTCTCGGCGTCACTAGCTGGTATGCGCTGCTGTACCTGACGGCTGGGGTGACCGCGATCGCGGGCGTCCATTACTCCTACCAGGGGCTGGTTTTCCTCAGCCAGCACGTCCCCGAGCTCTTCTCCTGA
- the hflX gene encoding GTPase HflX, giving the protein MGFTPTPTVEEAERAVLVGIELAGANGAITSEDSLAELDALAHSAGADVSATLSQRLRSPDPRTFIGRGKVAELRELARERGATLAIFDDALSPGQARNLEKELGLRVLDRSQLILDIFAQRARTLEGKLQVEIAQLSYLAPRLTRQWAHLSRQAAGAGAGGGRIGTRGPGETQLEVDRRRVRERLTRLRARLREVERTRAVQRRRRIEVPYPTVALVGYTNSGKSTLMNALTQAGVEAADRPFSTLDPTIRRLRLPNRATVMLADTVGFIHRLPHMLVEAFKATLEEVRTADLLLHVVDVSSPLAAERMEVVDRVLEEIGAGGRPRIVVMNKVDLLPADTIRPSPDAEVVTISALRGRGLDTLRGALARRFAGWREEIAVTLPVGRGDLIAMARRDGEVLGEEYRDGTVALHARVSAPLAGRLRKAAIA; this is encoded by the coding sequence CTGGGTTTCACGCCGACCCCCACCGTCGAAGAAGCTGAGCGCGCCGTCCTGGTCGGCATCGAGCTGGCCGGAGCGAACGGCGCGATCACCAGCGAAGATTCACTCGCCGAACTCGACGCGCTGGCGCATAGCGCCGGCGCCGACGTCTCGGCCACGCTCAGCCAGCGCCTTAGAAGCCCCGACCCGCGCACTTTCATCGGGCGCGGCAAGGTCGCCGAGCTGCGCGAGCTGGCGCGCGAGCGCGGCGCGACGCTGGCGATCTTCGACGACGCGCTCAGCCCCGGCCAGGCGCGCAACCTCGAGAAGGAACTCGGCCTGCGCGTGCTCGATCGCAGCCAGCTCATCCTCGACATCTTCGCCCAGCGCGCGCGCACGCTGGAGGGCAAGCTCCAGGTCGAGATCGCGCAGCTCAGCTACCTCGCGCCGCGCCTGACCCGCCAGTGGGCCCACCTTTCGCGCCAGGCCGCGGGTGCGGGCGCCGGCGGCGGACGGATCGGCACCCGCGGCCCCGGTGAGACCCAGCTTGAAGTTGACCGCCGGCGCGTACGCGAGCGGCTGACCCGGCTGCGCGCGCGTCTGCGCGAGGTGGAACGCACGCGCGCGGTCCAGCGCCGGCGCCGAATCGAAGTCCCGTATCCGACCGTCGCGTTGGTCGGCTACACCAACTCCGGCAAATCCACCCTGATGAACGCGTTGACTCAGGCCGGGGTCGAGGCCGCCGACCGCCCGTTCTCCACCCTCGATCCGACCATCCGCCGCCTGCGCCTGCCTAACCGCGCGACCGTGATGCTGGCCGACACCGTTGGCTTCATCCATCGCCTGCCGCACATGCTGGTCGAGGCGTTCAAGGCAACGCTGGAGGAAGTGCGCACGGCGGACCTCCTGCTGCACGTGGTTGACGTCAGTTCGCCGCTGGCGGCGGAGCGGATGGAAGTCGTCGATCGCGTGCTGGAGGAAATCGGCGCGGGCGGGCGGCCGCGGATCGTCGTAATGAACAAGGTTGATCTGCTGCCGGCCGACACGATCCGGCCGTCACCAGACGCCGAGGTGGTCACGATTTCTGCCCTGCGCGGCCGCGGACTCGACACGCTGCGCGGCGCGCTGGCGCGCCGCTTTGCCGGCTGGCGCGAGGAGATCGCGGTCACCCTGCCCGTCGGACGTGGCGACCTGATCGCGATGGCGCGGCGCGACGGCGAGGTGCTGGGCGAAGAGTACCGAGACGGCACGGTCGCCCTGCATGCGCGGGTCAGTGCGCCGCTGGCCGGGCGGCTGCGCAAGGCGGCGATTGCCTGA
- the ispG gene encoding (E)-4-hydroxy-3-methylbut-2-enyl-diphosphate synthase, with translation MEQAGTSRRTTRQIDIGGLKVGGDAPLVVQSMCATRTMDVDQTIAQTHQLARAGAGIVRIALDNEKEVAALKEIRAQTAGVVLSVDLQENYRIADKVGPYVDKIRYNPGHLHHIEKSKSIPQKVRWLVEVARAYNLAIRIGVNCGSVAPAFVERYPGDQLTALVESAVWHCELMDELGFERFVVSLKDSDPAKVLEANRRFAARRPDVPLHLGVTEAGLPPDGIIKTRIAFEKLLAQRIGDTLRVSLTLPNERKHEEVVVGHQIISDVAEGRFISVPDFGTGLNIISCPSCSRVENEKFVELAQQVKEITAYAARHRITIAVMGCRVNGPGETDDADLGLWCGPTTVNLKRKDRKLGNFRYGEVLGRLKLEVDKLIAERAVAN, from the coding sequence ATGGAGCAGGCAGGGACAAGCCGCCGCACGACGCGGCAGATCGATATCGGCGGACTGAAAGTGGGCGGCGACGCGCCGCTGGTGGTGCAGTCGATGTGCGCGACGCGCACGATGGACGTCGACCAGACCATCGCCCAGACCCATCAGCTCGCGCGCGCCGGCGCCGGCATCGTGCGCATCGCGCTCGACAACGAAAAAGAGGTCGCCGCACTCAAGGAGATTCGCGCGCAGACCGCCGGCGTGGTGCTCTCGGTCGATCTCCAGGAAAACTACCGGATCGCCGACAAGGTCGGTCCGTACGTCGACAAGATCCGCTACAACCCGGGCCACCTGCACCATATCGAGAAGTCCAAGAGCATCCCGCAGAAGGTGCGATGGCTGGTCGAGGTGGCGCGCGCTTACAACCTCGCCATCCGCATCGGTGTCAACTGCGGCTCGGTCGCGCCGGCGTTTGTGGAAAGGTATCCGGGCGACCAGCTGACCGCGCTGGTCGAATCAGCGGTCTGGCACTGCGAGCTGATGGACGAGCTCGGCTTCGAGCGCTTCGTGGTCTCGCTCAAGGACTCCGACCCGGCCAAAGTGCTCGAAGCCAACCGCCGCTTCGCCGCGCGCCGTCCCGACGTCCCGCTCCATCTCGGTGTCACCGAGGCAGGGCTGCCGCCCGACGGCATCATCAAGACCCGCATCGCGTTCGAGAAGCTGCTCGCCCAACGCATCGGCGACACTCTGCGCGTTTCGCTCACGCTGCCCAACGAGCGCAAGCACGAGGAGGTCGTGGTCGGCCATCAGATCATCAGCGACGTCGCCGAGGGCCGCTTCATCTCGGTGCCCGACTTCGGCACCGGGCTGAACATCATCTCGTGCCCGTCGTGCTCGCGGGTGGAGAACGAGAAGTTCGTCGAGCTGGCGCAGCAGGTCAAGGAGATTACCGCATACGCCGCGCGCCATCGGATCACGATCGCGGTGATGGGATGCCGGGTGAACGGGCCGGGCGAAACCGACGACGCCGACCTCGGCCTGTGGTGCGGCCCGACCACGGTGAACCTCAAGCGCAAAGACCGCAAGCTGGGCAACTTCCGCTACGGCGAAGTGCTCGGCCGGCTCAAGCTCGAAGTGGACAAGTTGATCGCCGAGCGCGCCGTCGCTAACTGA
- a CDS encoding carboxymuconolactone decarboxylase family protein, producing the protein MPDFFAKETIKSLRKLRQLKPDLFKGFMDWDQAVFKDGALPAKTKELMAVTAAHVTACPWCIEDHVKRAIKQGATDEEIAEAAFVAMALRAGAPFAHSSIAMAVSDEQRKAIAEAHGHEGHNH; encoded by the coding sequence ATGCCCGACTTCTTTGCCAAGGAAACGATCAAGAGCCTGCGCAAGCTGCGCCAACTCAAGCCCGATCTGTTCAAGGGCTTCATGGACTGGGACCAGGCGGTGTTCAAGGACGGCGCGCTGCCGGCCAAGACCAAGGAGCTGATGGCAGTCACCGCGGCGCACGTCACCGCCTGCCCGTGGTGCATCGAGGACCACGTCAAGCGCGCGATCAAGCAGGGCGCGACCGACGAGGAGATCGCCGAGGCTGCGTTCGTCGCGATGGCGCTGCGCGCGGGCGCGCCGTTCGCCCATTCGTCGATCGCGATGGCGGTGAGCGATGAGCAGCGCAAGGCGATCGCCGAAGCGCACGGCCACGAGGGCCACAATCACTAG
- a CDS encoding MaoC/PaaZ C-terminal domain-containing protein yields the protein MPNSATTFDAVQVGDTLGPQELYLSKDQVRTYARTCGMDVPRFTDDEGARKEGLPGMIAPGNLSLGLLSRLVTDWIGHSGARLARLGTTYRQPVQPDHTITLNGFVTHVEPKEKRVEIDVWIENEDADRLVIGTASVEFP from the coding sequence ATGCCCAATTCTGCCACCACATTCGACGCCGTCCAGGTCGGCGATACCCTCGGCCCGCAGGAGCTCTACCTGAGCAAGGACCAGGTGCGGACCTACGCGCGCACGTGCGGGATGGACGTGCCGCGATTCACCGACGACGAGGGCGCGCGCAAAGAAGGGCTGCCCGGGATGATCGCTCCGGGCAATCTAAGCCTGGGCCTGCTCTCGCGCCTGGTCACCGACTGGATCGGCCACAGCGGCGCGCGCCTTGCGCGGCTGGGGACCACCTACCGCCAGCCCGTGCAGCCAGACCACACCATCACGCTCAACGGCTTCGTCACCCACGTCGAGCCCAAGGAGAAACGAGTCGAGATCGACGTGTGGATCGAGAACGAAGACGCCGATCGATTGGTGATCGGCACCGCCAGCGTCGAGTTCCCCTGA